One segment of Trachemys scripta elegans isolate TJP31775 chromosome 1, CAS_Tse_1.0, whole genome shotgun sequence DNA contains the following:
- the DIPK2B gene encoding divergent protein kinase domain 2B isoform X1 — MGRWMYYLCSNILGLLILLQFLTVSWTPFLEATVFPSSVPHVKPSYSFGRTFLGLDKCNACIGTSICKKFFKEEIRFDNWLASHLKLPPDYLPSYSGNYTDDAKSWRLVEISRLTTKYQHDQADKRICASLSKAKSCSIERVLRKTERFQKWLKAKRLTPDLVQGLPSPMLRCPSQRLLDRIVRRYAEVPDAGSIYMDHLTDRDKLRLLYTLSVNAHPILLQIFPEAEGWPFPKYLGSCGRLIVTASTRPLKEFYSSPPEVAADLALQLLSLVNSMRNNDMNYFFYFVHVDAGTFGIFNNGLLFIRDASTLGIIDKQEGLQMTDEQQEYKDIFSCLASDCQSAFPSCNSVREKQSLVMVCQELLPKLLKGKFLQPVQEKIDRFLRLCADSFRADQEVSDAAGKLTELLKSLQSCDSHFAYRYPDCKYSDKY; from the exons ATGGGGCGCTGGATGTATTACCTTTGCTCTAATATTCTAGGTTTATTGATACTGCTTCAGTTTTTGACCGTGAGCTGGACTCCTTTCTTAGAAGCAACAGTTTTTCCTTCTTCTGTGCCCCATGTCAaacccagttacagttttggccgGACTTTCCTGGGACTCGATAAATGTAATGCCTGCATCGGAACATCGATTTGCAAGAAATTCTTTAAAGAAGAAATAAG GTTTGACAACTGGCTTGCTTCTCATTTAAAACTGCCTCCCGACTACCTTCCCAGTTACTCCGGGAACTACACAGACGATGCCAAAAGCTGGCGGCTGGTTGAGATCTCCAGGCTAACCACCAAATACCAGCATGACCAAGCTGACAAGAGAATCTGTGCTTCCCTTTCCAAGGCAAAAAGCTGCAGCATCGAGCGGGTCTTGAGGAAGACGGAGAGATTCCAAAAGTGGCTGAAAGCAAAGCGCCTCACACCAGACCTCGTGCAG gGGCTACCTAGTCCAATGCTGCGCTGTCCCTCACAGCGGCTCTTAGACAGAATAGTGCGGCGCTATGCTGAGGTGCCAGATGCTGGCAGTATCTACATGGATCACCTCACAGACCGGGACAAACTACGCCTCCTCTACACACTGTCAGTGAATGCACATCCCATCCTGTTACAG ATTTTCCCAGAAGCGGAGGGATGGCCATTTCCAAAGTATTTGGGGTCCTGTGGCCGGTTGATTGTCACTGCCAGCACCAGGCCTTTAAAGGAGTTCTACAGCTCTCCTCCTGAGGTGGCGGCAGATCTGGCTCTCCAGCTCCTCTCTCTTGTCAATTCCATGAGGAACAATGACAtgaactatttcttttatttcgtCCATGTTGATGCTGGCACATTTGGCATTTTTAACAATGGGCTTCTGTTCATCCGGGATGCCAGCACACTGGGAATCATTGACAAGCAGGAAG GTCTCCAGATGACTGATGAGCAACAGGAGTATAAAGACATATTTAGCTGTTTGGCTTCGGACTGCCAGTCTGCATTTCCCTCCTGTAATTCAGTCAGAGAGAAGCAGAGCCTCGTCATGGTGTGTCAAGAGCTTCTACCTAAGCTCCTAAAGGGAAAATTCCTCCAACCTGTTCAGGAGAAAATAGACAGGTTCCTAaggctctgtgcagacagctTCAGAGCAGACCAGGAAGTCAGTGATGCCGCTGGAAAGTTGACAGAGCTCTTGAAATCTTTGCAGTCTTGCGATTCCCATTTTGCCTACCGCTACCCTGACTGCAAATACAGTGACAAATACTAA
- the DIPK2B gene encoding divergent protein kinase domain 2B isoform X2 codes for MIFEVKFDNWLASHLKLPPDYLPSYSGNYTDDAKSWRLVEISRLTTKYQHDQADKRICASLSKAKSCSIERVLRKTERFQKWLKAKRLTPDLVQGLPSPMLRCPSQRLLDRIVRRYAEVPDAGSIYMDHLTDRDKLRLLYTLSVNAHPILLQIFPEAEGWPFPKYLGSCGRLIVTASTRPLKEFYSSPPEVAADLALQLLSLVNSMRNNDMNYFFYFVHVDAGTFGIFNNGLLFIRDASTLGIIDKQEGLQMTDEQQEYKDIFSCLASDCQSAFPSCNSVREKQSLVMVCQELLPKLLKGKFLQPVQEKIDRFLRLCADSFRADQEVSDAAGKLTELLKSLQSCDSHFAYRYPDCKYSDKY; via the exons ATGATTTTTGAAGTAAA GTTTGACAACTGGCTTGCTTCTCATTTAAAACTGCCTCCCGACTACCTTCCCAGTTACTCCGGGAACTACACAGACGATGCCAAAAGCTGGCGGCTGGTTGAGATCTCCAGGCTAACCACCAAATACCAGCATGACCAAGCTGACAAGAGAATCTGTGCTTCCCTTTCCAAGGCAAAAAGCTGCAGCATCGAGCGGGTCTTGAGGAAGACGGAGAGATTCCAAAAGTGGCTGAAAGCAAAGCGCCTCACACCAGACCTCGTGCAG gGGCTACCTAGTCCAATGCTGCGCTGTCCCTCACAGCGGCTCTTAGACAGAATAGTGCGGCGCTATGCTGAGGTGCCAGATGCTGGCAGTATCTACATGGATCACCTCACAGACCGGGACAAACTACGCCTCCTCTACACACTGTCAGTGAATGCACATCCCATCCTGTTACAG ATTTTCCCAGAAGCGGAGGGATGGCCATTTCCAAAGTATTTGGGGTCCTGTGGCCGGTTGATTGTCACTGCCAGCACCAGGCCTTTAAAGGAGTTCTACAGCTCTCCTCCTGAGGTGGCGGCAGATCTGGCTCTCCAGCTCCTCTCTCTTGTCAATTCCATGAGGAACAATGACAtgaactatttcttttatttcgtCCATGTTGATGCTGGCACATTTGGCATTTTTAACAATGGGCTTCTGTTCATCCGGGATGCCAGCACACTGGGAATCATTGACAAGCAGGAAG GTCTCCAGATGACTGATGAGCAACAGGAGTATAAAGACATATTTAGCTGTTTGGCTTCGGACTGCCAGTCTGCATTTCCCTCCTGTAATTCAGTCAGAGAGAAGCAGAGCCTCGTCATGGTGTGTCAAGAGCTTCTACCTAAGCTCCTAAAGGGAAAATTCCTCCAACCTGTTCAGGAGAAAATAGACAGGTTCCTAaggctctgtgcagacagctTCAGAGCAGACCAGGAAGTCAGTGATGCCGCTGGAAAGTTGACAGAGCTCTTGAAATCTTTGCAGTCTTGCGATTCCCATTTTGCCTACCGCTACCCTGACTGCAAATACAGTGACAAATACTAA